Proteins from a genomic interval of Clostridium sp. AN503:
- a CDS encoding RraA family protein, with product MCDENGRKAPERPSRELIEKLKTFTVPELCDGAGVYHAMDYRIKLRTGRVRIAGPAVTVDVPLGEGAIVADAILSAEPGDVLVIAGKGNCDSSYWGDHRSVCAAMKGLEGVVIDGAFRDLEGCEEAGFPVFAKGLTCGTAAKSGAGAVNVPVSCGGVAVCPGDLVVGDVNGVLVFAPEDAKAIMERALKKRQAQARVLEEMRRTKTVIPRIKMQ from the coding sequence ATGTGTGATGAAAATGGGAGAAAAGCGCCGGAGCGGCCTTCACGGGAACTGATTGAAAAGCTGAAAACCTTTACGGTGCCGGAGCTGTGCGACGGCGCAGGGGTTTATCATGCCATGGATTACCGGATCAAACTGCGGACCGGCAGGGTGAGGATCGCGGGACCTGCGGTGACGGTGGATGTGCCGTTGGGGGAAGGGGCGATCGTGGCGGACGCTATCCTAAGTGCTGAGCCTGGAGATGTGTTGGTGATCGCAGGAAAAGGCAATTGTGACAGCTCTTACTGGGGGGATCACAGGAGCGTCTGCGCCGCCATGAAAGGGCTGGAAGGAGTGGTGATCGACGGGGCCTTCCGGGATCTGGAGGGCTGCGAGGAAGCCGGATTCCCTGTTTTTGCCAAAGGGCTGACCTGCGGCACGGCGGCCAAAAGCGGGGCCGGAGCGGTGAATGTGCCGGTGAGCTGCGGCGGAGTTGCCGTTTGCCCCGGCGATCTGGTGGTGGGAGACGTAAACGGCGTCTTAGTATTTGCGCCGGAGGATGCAAAAGCTATTATGGAGCGGGCGCTGAAAAAACGTCAGGCGCAGGCGCGTGTACTGGAAGAAATGCGGCGCACGAAAACCGTGATACCGCGGATTAAGATGCAGTGA
- a CDS encoding hydratase: MIKLTDQRVILNGQGEFVPFDQAQAGDSLREANSAGSACAEWETGKKRTMAYRILKAHNHSGNMEQLKLKFDALVSPDNNYVNILQTARASGIKEFPVPYVLSNCHHTLCAVGGTINEDDHVFGMCNAKKYGGIFVPPYRAVLHQYMREMMAGCGKMILGSDSHSRYGALGTMGIGEGGGEVAKQLLGRTYDLAYPPVIAVKLTGTPRPGVGPQDVALALVAATFKNNFNKNKILEFTGEGIGNLSMEYRMGIDVMTTESAALSSIWCTDGLTEEYLKEHGRKETYHALKPEPGACYDGLIEIDLSRVECMIALPFHPSNAMPIREFKERMEEILLEVEEEGRKIKGDKGEPFSIMSHMRDGEFYVDQALVSGCSGGMFENIAAMADILKGCGIPGNGLNLGINPASLPVMADLMEQGIAGELAICGATLRPAICGPCFGVTDVPANNQVSIRHMTRNYPNREGSKPGQGQMAAACLMDARSIAATVRNGGRLTAATELDVEYRPAHHHFEGKIYENQVFDNFGKGDPEEALVMGPNIADWPEMQPLTRHLLLKVAGSYRGSVTTDELIPSGEASSFRSNPEKISGYTMISRDKDYVGRAKVVRSLEAERREQDGRTSDLGLNSLLKNLASRKMCDIADITLGSVMVSDQIGDGSSREQAASCQKVLGGFANLANEYATKRYRSNLINWGILPLRTEERLELPVGAYLFIEDVDRAIMSGADVVEVQVLDIAGETDGERRTLCCTLDSLTEDEKKILLSGCLINYYRDERKA, from the coding sequence ATGATAAAACTAACAGATCAAAGGGTTATCTTAAACGGACAGGGAGAATTTGTCCCGTTTGATCAGGCACAGGCGGGAGACAGCTTAAGGGAGGCCAATTCTGCGGGAAGCGCCTGCGCGGAGTGGGAGACCGGAAAAAAGCGCACAATGGCGTACCGGATTTTGAAAGCCCACAATCACAGCGGCAATATGGAGCAGCTCAAACTGAAATTTGACGCGCTGGTGTCCCCGGACAACAACTACGTGAACATCCTCCAGACCGCCCGGGCCAGCGGGATCAAAGAGTTTCCGGTCCCCTATGTGCTGTCCAACTGCCATCATACTTTGTGTGCAGTGGGAGGTACGATCAACGAGGACGACCATGTATTCGGTATGTGCAATGCGAAAAAGTACGGCGGTATCTTTGTCCCGCCCTACCGTGCGGTGCTGCACCAGTACATGAGGGAGATGATGGCAGGTTGCGGGAAGATGATCCTGGGTTCCGACAGCCACAGCCGGTACGGCGCCCTAGGAACCATGGGGATCGGCGAAGGCGGGGGCGAGGTGGCAAAGCAGCTTCTTGGAAGGACCTATGACCTGGCATATCCCCCGGTCATTGCGGTGAAGCTGACCGGAACGCCCCGCCCCGGCGTCGGTCCCCAGGATGTGGCCCTGGCGTTGGTGGCGGCTACCTTTAAAAACAATTTTAACAAGAACAAGATCCTGGAGTTTACAGGAGAGGGTATCGGGAACTTGAGCATGGAGTACCGCATGGGCATCGATGTGATGACCACGGAGAGCGCCGCCCTTTCCAGCATCTGGTGTACGGATGGGTTGACGGAGGAGTATCTTAAGGAACATGGCAGGAAGGAAACTTACCATGCCTTAAAACCGGAGCCGGGCGCCTGTTATGACGGATTGATCGAGATCGATCTTTCCCGGGTGGAGTGTATGATCGCCCTGCCGTTTCACCCCAGCAACGCCATGCCGATCAGGGAGTTTAAGGAGCGGATGGAGGAGATCCTTTTGGAAGTAGAGGAAGAGGGGCGGAAGATAAAGGGGGATAAAGGAGAGCCATTTTCCATCATGTCCCATATGAGGGACGGGGAATTTTACGTGGACCAGGCCCTGGTCAGCGGGTGCAGCGGCGGCATGTTTGAGAATATTGCAGCCATGGCGGATATTTTAAAGGGCTGTGGGATTCCTGGAAATGGGCTGAATCTGGGGATCAATCCCGCCAGCCTGCCGGTGATGGCGGATTTAATGGAACAGGGCATTGCAGGAGAGCTGGCCATCTGCGGCGCTACTCTGCGTCCGGCGATCTGCGGGCCCTGCTTCGGGGTTACGGATGTGCCTGCCAACAACCAGGTCAGTATCCGCCATATGACCCGCAACTACCCGAACCGGGAAGGCTCCAAGCCGGGGCAGGGGCAGATGGCGGCGGCCTGCCTGATGGACGCCCGTTCCATAGCGGCTACCGTGCGAAACGGCGGACGCCTGACTGCGGCAACGGAGCTGGATGTGGAGTACCGTCCGGCCCACCACCATTTTGAAGGGAAGATATACGAAAACCAGGTCTTTGATAATTTTGGTAAAGGGGACCCGGAGGAAGCGCTGGTCATGGGCCCCAATATCGCGGACTGGCCAGAGATGCAGCCCCTTACCAGACACCTTCTCTTAAAAGTGGCTGGTTCCTATCGTGGTTCTGTGACCACGGATGAGCTGATCCCGTCCGGCGAGGCGTCCTCCTTCCGCTCCAACCCGGAAAAAATATCGGGATATACGATGATCAGCCGGGACAAGGACTATGTAGGCCGGGCAAAGGTTGTCCGGAGCCTGGAAGCGGAGCGCAGGGAACAGGACGGCAGAACCTCGGATCTGGGATTGAACAGTCTGTTAAAAAATCTTGCATCCCGGAAAATGTGTGATATTGCAGACATTACCCTGGGCAGCGTTATGGTCAGCGACCAGATCGGGGACGGCTCATCGAGAGAACAGGCAGCAAGCTGCCAGAAGGTGCTGGGCGGGTTTGCCAATCTTGCCAATGAGTATGCCACCAAACGTTACCGCTCCAATCTGATCAACTGGGGCATCCTGCCTCTGCGCACGGAGGAGCGGCTTGAGCTTCCGGTCGGAGCATATCTTTTTATAGAGGATGTGGACCGTGCTATTATGAGCGGCGCAGACGTCGTGGAGGTTCAGGTCCTGGATATTGCAGGAGAGACAGATGGGGAGCGGAGGACCCTTTGCTGTACCCTGGACAGCCTGACGGAGGACGAGAAGAAGATCCTGCTTTCCGGCTGCCTGATCAATTATTACAGGGATGAAAGAAAGGCATAG
- a CDS encoding patatin-like phospholipase family protein — MKLCNGVFEGGGVRGIGHVGAACRMEQAGYRFVDLAGSSAGAFVAALLAAGYRCGELKQEMETLNYLRFKGKDLVDHFGAAGKILSLLWTLGIYNTDYLEMWMSRMLEKKGIVTFRDLAGTGRRLFITVSDVTEKRLLVFPGDAEQFGMDPGDFPVALAVRMSVSIPVFFEPARMRDRRGRLHLLVDGGLLSNHPMWTLDNGITAPVRPTFGFRFQDGKEELCSQACQAGPNLADYLKAIVSTCLDAVDNNHVSQGDYARTIWIPTVIEDGEKKKKISSTDFDITKEESEALFANGCDAADAFLRTWDFERWKAKYRDLIG, encoded by the coding sequence ATGAAGCTGTGCAACGGGGTATTTGAAGGAGGCGGTGTACGGGGGATCGGTCATGTGGGAGCAGCCTGCCGGATGGAACAGGCGGGCTACCGTTTTGTGGATCTGGCTGGGTCCTCGGCCGGGGCGTTTGTGGCGGCCCTGCTGGCGGCTGGTTACCGCTGCGGGGAACTGAAGCAGGAGATGGAAACCCTGAATTATCTGCGTTTTAAGGGAAAAGACCTGGTGGATCATTTTGGGGCAGCAGGAAAAATACTGTCCCTTCTCTGGACTCTTGGGATCTATAATACAGATTATCTGGAAATGTGGATGAGCCGGATGCTGGAAAAGAAAGGGATCGTCACGTTCCGCGACCTGGCGGGGACGGGAAGGCGGCTGTTTATCACGGTCAGCGATGTCACGGAGAAGCGGCTGCTGGTATTTCCGGGGGACGCAGAACAGTTTGGCATGGATCCGGGAGATTTCCCGGTGGCGTTGGCTGTGCGCATGAGCGTCAGCATCCCGGTGTTTTTTGAACCGGCCCGGATGCGGGACCGCCGGGGCCGGCTGCATCTGCTGGTGGACGGCGGGCTTTTGAGCAACCATCCGATGTGGACGCTGGACAATGGGATTACCGCCCCTGTGCGGCCCACCTTCGGATTCCGTTTTCAGGATGGGAAGGAGGAGCTGTGCAGCCAGGCTTGTCAGGCGGGACCGAACCTGGCCGATTATCTGAAAGCCATCGTCTCGACCTGTCTGGATGCGGTTGACAACAATCACGTATCCCAGGGGGACTATGCGCGGACGATCTGGATCCCCACTGTGATAGAAGATGGGGAGAAGAAAAAGAAAATAAGCAGCACGGATTTTGATATTACTAAGGAGGAGAGCGAAGCTTTGTTTGCAAATGGCTGCGATGCTGCGGACGCATTTTTAAGAACCTGGGATTTTGAGCGGTGGAAGGCAAAATACCGGGATTTAATCGGATGA
- a CDS encoding spore photoproduct lyase family protein: MKFEAVYFEEASLSYELGKQLKEKFSDLPWIPVESHNSIKEMQEKENAEFGRMKRNLIIGIRKTHKYTENHKVSDYLVPYTSSGCTAMCLYCYLVCNYNKCAYLRLFVNREQMLDRIIKKSSGSEAPLTFEIGSNSDLVLENTITGNLLYTIPRFAEEGSGFLTFPTKFHMVDSLLTLPHRGKVIFRMSVNPQPLISRIELGTSSLKKRIEAVNSMCEAGYPCGLLIAPVILVDGWRAMYTELLEQLRDGLTEKMKKQMFLEIILMTYSYIHRAINSEAFPAAPDLYDSQLMTGRGRGRYCYHPQARAEAESFLRAEIKRILGDVKILYIS; the protein is encoded by the coding sequence ATGAAATTTGAAGCAGTTTATTTTGAAGAAGCCAGCCTTTCCTACGAGCTGGGAAAGCAGCTGAAGGAAAAATTTTCCGACCTGCCATGGATTCCGGTGGAAAGCCACAATTCTATCAAAGAAATGCAGGAAAAAGAAAATGCCGAATTCGGCAGGATGAAACGCAACCTGATCATCGGCATCAGAAAAACTCATAAGTACACAGAAAACCATAAAGTATCCGACTATCTGGTCCCCTACACCTCATCGGGCTGCACTGCTATGTGCCTGTATTGCTATCTGGTCTGCAACTACAATAAATGCGCATACCTCCGTCTCTTTGTCAACCGGGAACAGATGCTGGACCGCATCATTAAAAAAAGTTCCGGCAGTGAGGCTCCTCTGACCTTTGAGATCGGCAGCAACAGCGATCTGGTCCTGGAAAATACCATAACCGGCAATCTTCTGTATACCATTCCCCGCTTTGCTGAGGAGGGCAGCGGTTTTCTGACCTTCCCCACAAAATTCCATATGGTGGACAGCCTGCTAACCCTTCCCCACCGCGGGAAAGTGATCTTCCGAATGAGCGTCAATCCCCAGCCGCTGATCAGCCGGATCGAACTGGGCACCTCAAGCCTGAAAAAGAGGATAGAAGCCGTAAACAGCATGTGCGAGGCCGGCTATCCCTGCGGCCTTTTAATCGCCCCGGTCATCCTGGTGGATGGCTGGAGGGCAATGTACACGGAACTTTTGGAACAGCTCCGCGACGGCCTGACTGAAAAAATGAAAAAACAGATGTTTCTGGAAATCATCCTGATGACCTACTCATATATCCACCGCGCCATCAACAGCGAGGCATTTCCCGCGGCGCCGGACTTATATGACAGCCAGCTCATGACCGGCCGCGGCAGAGGCCGCTACTGCTATCACCCACAGGCGCGGGCAGAGGCAGAAAGCTTCCTTCGCGCGGAGATAAAGCGGATCCTGGGAGATGTAAAGATCCTGTATATCAGCTAA
- a CDS encoding nitroreductase family protein codes for MLKDLLKKNRSYRGYDESRRFTREELAELVEYTRLCPSSANMQPLKYYLAWEQDDVNKIQMMTRWAGAITDRKLPYDGMCPTAFIVVCQDTHISENMTTFLKDVGIVAQTMLLAAAEKGFGGCMIGSFNKEGVRECLGLADHLAPHLVVALGAPAEVVVLEDAPEGGSVKYYRDEKDVHHVPKRMLSELIL; via the coding sequence GTGTTAAAAGACTTATTAAAAAAGAACCGCAGTTACCGGGGGTATGATGAAAGCCGGAGGTTTACGAGGGAAGAACTGGCAGAACTGGTGGAGTATACCCGCCTCTGCCCGTCGTCCGCCAATATGCAGCCGCTCAAGTATTACCTGGCCTGGGAGCAGGATGATGTCAATAAGATCCAGATGATGACCAGGTGGGCGGGGGCGATCACAGACAGGAAGCTGCCTTATGATGGCATGTGCCCCACAGCCTTCATTGTGGTCTGCCAGGATACGCATATCAGCGAGAATATGACAACCTTTTTAAAGGATGTGGGCATTGTGGCGCAGACCATGCTGTTAGCGGCGGCAGAGAAGGGATTTGGTGGATGTATGATCGGAAGCTTTAATAAAGAAGGCGTGAGGGAGTGCCTGGGGCTTGCAGATCATCTGGCGCCCCATCTTGTGGTGGCCCTTGGCGCTCCTGCGGAGGTGGTGGTTTTAGAGGATGCGCCGGAGGGCGGCAGCGTCAAGTATTACCGGGATGAAAAGGATGTCCACCATGTACCCAAGCGGATGCTCTCGGAGCTGATCCTGTAG
- a CDS encoding calcium/sodium antiporter produces the protein MEMFLQVGMLAVGFAMLVKGADWFVDGTAGIADRFGVPQLVIGLTIVAMGTSAPEAAVSITAALKGNAEITIGNIVGSNILNILIILGITSTIVSVAVAKSTVRYEIPYMMLITGMLLFFGYTGNVVSFWEGVILWAAFLLYLGYLFLMALRDKTEVVEAQEQTPIWKMAAIAVVGLVLVVWGSDVTVDAATGIAQAAGLSERFIGLTIVALGTSLPELFTSVSAAMKGKADIAIGNIVGSNIFNILFVVGTTALITPVVFQPGFLIDTAVAIAAGAMLLLCVCRGFKLTRPAGILMLVCYGGYFVYLLR, from the coding sequence ATGGAAATGTTTTTGCAGGTAGGAATGCTGGCGGTTGGATTCGCCATGCTGGTGAAGGGAGCGGACTGGTTCGTGGACGGTACCGCCGGGATCGCGGACCGGTTTGGGGTGCCGCAGCTTGTGATCGGCCTTACGATCGTAGCCATGGGGACCAGCGCTCCGGAGGCTGCGGTCAGTATCACGGCGGCCCTCAAAGGGAATGCGGAGATCACCATAGGAAATATTGTGGGAAGCAATATATTAAATATCCTGATTATCCTGGGGATCACATCGACGATCGTTTCGGTGGCAGTGGCAAAGTCCACGGTGCGTTATGAGATCCCTTATATGATGCTGATCACGGGGATGCTGTTGTTCTTCGGCTATACGGGAAATGTAGTCAGCTTCTGGGAGGGCGTGATTTTGTGGGCAGCGTTCCTTTTGTATCTGGGTTACTTATTCCTTATGGCCCTGCGGGATAAAACAGAAGTGGTGGAGGCCCAGGAACAGACACCCATATGGAAGATGGCGGCGATCGCCGTGGTTGGACTGGTGCTGGTAGTATGGGGCAGCGACGTGACAGTGGACGCGGCCACCGGAATCGCACAAGCGGCGGGACTCAGCGAGCGTTTTATCGGGCTTACGATCGTGGCGCTGGGTACGTCCCTTCCGGAGCTGTTCACCTCGGTATCCGCCGCCATGAAAGGGAAAGCGGATATCGCGATCGGAAATATCGTGGGAAGCAATATTTTCAACATCCTGTTTGTGGTGGGGACCACGGCCCTGATCACGCCGGTGGTGTTCCAGCCGGGATTTTTGATCGATACGGCGGTAGCGATCGCTGCGGGAGCAATGCTCCTTTTGTGCGTGTGCCGCGGATTTAAACTTACGCGCCCTGCGGGCATTCTGATGCTGGTCTGCTATGGAGGGTACTTTGTTTACCTGCTGAGATAG
- a CDS encoding L,D-transpeptidase family protein: MNQKWKANICRAVFAVMFGLAAAGTALADEADTTRFVQGTSVNGLGIGGLTVDEAAGRIGSFYSSEYKLTIKERGREEYINGPDIGFTVGIPDGFLQEILNQQNATGRASGPDVDNRHRVEMANTFSADALTAKINELNCINGTSIVTTADAHVSAYQEGQPFTIVPEVRGNNVYPEKVAEAVRAAVTAGGTEVDLEAAGCYYQIQVYKDDPQLKELCDTMNRCRDMNITYLFGENSEILDAATICSWITGTKDGQIELNRDQVAAYVQGLADKYNTAGTTRTFRTATGRDVSVSGPYGWKLNQNAEIDAIIGMVRTGESQSREPEYTSSAVDHTAQEWGNTYVEVDLTGQHVYMTKDGAVVWDAPCVTGNSAKNYDTPAGIYSLTYKERDRVLRGAKQADGTYEYESPVSYWMPFNGGIGLHDANWRGSFGGTIYKNSGSHGCVNLPPSKVPALYDMVYKGIPVICYH, translated from the coding sequence ATGAATCAGAAATGGAAAGCAAACATCTGCCGTGCAGTGTTTGCGGTGATGTTTGGACTGGCAGCGGCGGGTACGGCGCTGGCGGACGAAGCGGACACCACAAGATTTGTACAGGGGACTTCCGTAAATGGGCTGGGGATCGGAGGACTGACTGTGGATGAGGCGGCAGGCCGCATCGGAAGCTTTTACTCCAGCGAATACAAACTGACGATAAAAGAGCGGGGCAGGGAAGAATACATAAATGGTCCGGATATCGGATTTACAGTAGGGATTCCCGACGGCTTCCTACAGGAGATACTGAACCAGCAGAATGCCACAGGAAGGGCATCTGGTCCCGATGTAGACAACAGGCACCGGGTGGAGATGGCCAATACTTTCAGTGCCGACGCTTTGACGGCAAAGATCAATGAGCTGAACTGCATAAACGGAACCAGTATCGTGACGACTGCCGATGCCCATGTATCCGCTTATCAGGAAGGACAGCCCTTTACCATTGTCCCGGAGGTCAGGGGCAATAACGTTTACCCGGAGAAGGTGGCGGAAGCAGTTCGTGCCGCAGTAACAGCCGGAGGCACAGAGGTAGATCTGGAGGCGGCAGGCTGTTATTATCAGATCCAGGTGTATAAGGACGATCCCCAGTTAAAAGAACTGTGTGACACCATGAACCGGTGCCGGGATATGAACATCACCTATCTGTTTGGTGAGAACAGCGAGATCCTGGATGCGGCGACGATCTGTTCCTGGATCACCGGGACAAAGGATGGGCAGATCGAGCTGAACCGCGACCAGGTAGCAGCGTATGTGCAGGGCCTGGCGGACAAGTATAACACCGCAGGGACCACGCGCACCTTCCGCACAGCGACCGGAAGGGATGTGAGCGTCAGCGGGCCTTATGGCTGGAAGCTGAACCAGAATGCTGAGATCGATGCGATTATCGGCATGGTCCGCACCGGCGAGAGCCAGTCGAGGGAACCGGAATATACTTCCTCGGCGGTGGACCACACGGCACAGGAGTGGGGAAACACCTATGTGGAGGTGGATCTGACCGGACAGCATGTCTATATGACAAAGGATGGCGCCGTTGTCTGGGATGCGCCCTGTGTGACCGGCAATTCAGCGAAGAATTACGATACGCCGGCAGGCATCTATTCCCTGACCTACAAGGAGCGGGACAGGGTGCTCCGCGGAGCCAAGCAGGCGGACGGGACTTACGAGTATGAAAGCCCGGTATCCTACTGGATGCCGTTTAACGGAGGCATCGGCCTCCATGACGCCAACTGGCGGGGCAGCTTCGGAGGCACCATCTATAAGAACAGCGGAAGCCACGGCTGCGTGAATCTCCCGCCGTCCAAGGTACCGGCCCTCTATGATATGGTATATAAGGGAATCCCGGTTATCTGTTACCACTAA